Within Cellulophaga sp. L1A9, the genomic segment ATAGATGTACATAGTACCGTAAACAAAGGAACAACTTTTATATTAACATTTGAAAAAGCTTAACTCAATGATAGAATATGTAGAAAATGCCTGTGTGATAGATGACGATCCTATTTCTGTTTTTGGTTTACGAAAAACATTTCGAGAAACTAATTTTTGTAAAGAAATTACCGTATACCAAAATGGATTTGAAGCCATACATGGTTTGAAAGAATTATTGGAAGCAAAAAAAAGTCTGCCACCAGTGATCTTCCTCGATTTAAATATGCCTATCATGGATGGTTGGGATTTTTTAGAAGATTTTATAAAAATACCAGAATACAACAGACAAAATGTAAGAATATACATCATAAGTTCTTCTGTTGATCCTAGAGATTTATTAAAAGCAAAAAGCTATACCACCGTAAACAATTTCTTTGTAAAGCCCATTACCACCAATGATTTAGAAAAAGTAATCCACGAAATATCACAATAAAACAGCTGTTTTCTTGTTATAATATCTTGGACTTTCAATTTTTTATTGATTTCTTTTCTTAAATTTAATAACCAATCATTAAGTACTCCTTATGGGATCTTTTTTTTCACAGATTAAAGTCAACGAATCTTTAATAAAAGATGCCCCAATTTCTGTAGCGAATTTAGATAAAAACTGTAATTTTTTGTCATTTTCTAATCTGTTTTTAAAAGAACACAACATAAATAATGACAAAATTATAGATGCCTATTTTTTTGACGTACTCCCTGATTTTCCCAAAGCCTTCAAAGAAGTTTTAGAGCAGTGTTTATTAGATAACCCTTGTGAAAATGAAGGTAAAAAGTACCTCTTAGAAAACGGTTCAAACATTTGGCTTAAATGGAAAATAAACCCATGGACTAAAGAAGATGGGACTGTAGGCGGGCTTGTGGTAGTTTTAGAGGATATTACAGATACCAAGAATATTGATGAATTAATTAAAGAAGCTCAGGAAGTAGCAAGAACAGGAGGCTGGCAACTCAATCTACTCACCTATAAGGCGCAATGGACCAAAATGGTAAATATCATTCATGAAATGCCTTTAGATTATGTTCCGCAAACTTTTGACGAATGCTTTGTGCATTTTAAAGAAGGCATTTACCGAGATCTAATTCTTAAAGCTACTCACGAGGCAATTGAACACGGAACACCATGGGATGAAGAGGTCATCATGATCACGGGAACAGGTAAAGAAGTCTGGATAAGAACTAAAGGTCATGCAGAATTTATAGACGGCAAGTGCGTGCGCATTTATGGTATTTGTCAAGATATTGATTGTTACAAACGATCACAACAAGATTATATAGAATCCGCAGAAAAATTAAAAAGTGCCATTTCAGCATCTAATGTAGGTACTTGGGAATATAATTTAAATAATGGACACACTTTGTGGGACGATATTAATTATCAGCTCCACAATATAGATAAAGAAAATTATACTGGAAGTCTTTACCGAAATTGGAAAAAATCAGTACACCCCGAGGATGTCAAACGCGTACATAAAGAAGTAGTTTCTTATTATAATGGCAATGGCTCAAGAGTTGTTGAATACCGAGTGCTTTTGCCTGACAATAACATTCGCAATATTAAGGCAAGTGTCACCATATTAACAGGTCCAAAAAATAATAAATTTAGAGCTTTAGGTATTTGTCAAGACATAACTAAAGAGAAAAATGCCGAGATAAAACTGAAAAAATTTGCAGAAATTACAGGCCAGCAAAATAATAGCCTTACTAATTTTGCCCATATGGTTTCTCATGATTTGCGTTCACATTCTACGAACCTTTCTGTTTTGACTTCACTTATTGAAGATGAGAAAGATCCTGAAGAGCGCAAACAGATTTTAGAGATGTTAAAAAGCGCTACAAATAGCTTAAATAGTACCGTGTATAACCTTAACGAGGTTGTACAATCAAGCGATACTAATATTCATACAAAATTAGTCCAAGTCAATATTCTAAAAGCAATAACAACCGTACAAAATAATATTAGCACTTTATTTCAAGATAAAAAAGGAATGTGCGTTCTAGATGTTAATCCCGATTATTTTGTTCCTGTAGTCCCTGCTTATTTAGATAGCATTCTACTTAATTTATTCACCAATAGTTTAAAATACTGTGCTCCAAATAGGACTCCAATCATTAAAATTTGCACACTATTACTTGACAAACAACTACAATTGACTTTTGAAGATAATGGAAAAGGAATTGATATGGCTAAGTTTGGAAAAACCATTTTTGGAATGAATAAAACTTTTCACAGAAATAAAGATGCAAGAGGAGTAGGCTTATATATTATTAAAAACCAAATAGAAGCTATGGGCGGTACTATCTCTGTAACAAGCGAAGTAAATATTGGGACCAAATTCACCATTAATTTTAAAACAATTTAAGTATGATTTCTTTTTTAAAAAAAATCTACTTTGTAGATGATGACCCTATTTTTACCTTCATTTCAAAAAAATTAATGAAAGAAGAACAATTTGGTGCTTCCATAGTTGCGTTTGAACATGGAAAGGGAGCTATTGAAGCGTTACTAGACTGTGATCAGAAAAATGATCTACTGCCTACCGTAATTTTTCTGGACATTAGTATGCCCGTTATGAATGGCTGGGAATTTCTTGATAGTTTTCAAGCAGCACCAATTAATAATAAGGAAAAAATTAAAATAGTAGTCATGAGTTCTTCTATCAACCCCTTAGAAATAGATATGATTAAAAATTACTCGGTTGTTCATGATTATGTTGTAAAACCTATTACACCTGCAGATCTTAATAAAATAAAAGAGTGTTTGGTTAACGAATCCCAGGAGTAAAATCCTCTGGGGCATTTTGGGGCATGTTAATTGTCCCAGAATCACCTGTATCATTATACACATCCCATTCCAAAAATACGAATACCGGATTCCCCCTGGTTATTTCTTGATTACGTAAGGCTTTACCATCTTCAAATTCATGTTGGGTGCCAGAACCATCTTCCCCTATAATTCCAAAAACATCAATAACAGCACCAAAAGGATCTACCAAAACCAGAGTATCATCACCATTAGAATCTGCTGCACTACCCGTGTTTACAACTATATCTGGAGCAAAACCATACACTAAAGTAAATTCTTCTTCATTCGGAGAAATAACCAAAGTAGCTCGAGATTCTAAAATAGTCCCGGTCAAGTCTACCGCAGCACCAACAGTTGTATTTTCATTGGTATGCCTAAGTAGCTGCCAATTTTTTAAACTTATAGCCGGTCCTGAATTGTATAGTTCAATAAAACGAGCTCCTGAATTATTATCTGGATCGGCTATTTCACTAATAAAAACACTATTTGAGCTAAATTCATCAATAAAATCCTCACAGCGCTCATTGCTTAATGTTACATCTTTTTCATCTCTAATCACTAAAAAATAGTCTTCATTTTCATGAAGAAGCAATCCGGTAATTGCTCCGCTTCCTTCAGGTAACATTACATGTTGAAAATCTGAATACCCACTATTTCGCAATCTAATTTCATGATCTAAGCAATCTATTAAAATCTTATCTGTCTCCTCTTCTTTTACAGCATATGTTTGACCTAATTCTGAATTAGAAAACTCAATTTGAGCTATACGCACTAATGTATTTCGATAATTTGTCAGATCATCTTCTAAAGAGATTACAGTAGGCTCAATTTCCACAGTATCCTCACAGGAAGGAAATATATGTTGATTCACGATTGATGCTGGCAATCTCCCCACGGAAGCGTTCCCAAAAGAAGTAAATACACCTCCTATTTTATAAACATCCTTACTTTTCCCTAGATACAATCCTTTTAATTTAATTAAAATTTTACTCCCTACAGGGTAAAACAAATGACTATCTCGAACATCTAGTTCTACCTGTAACCCTAGGGTAGGATTCAAAGATTTATCTTGAAAATAAAGGGTCCCAAAGAAATTACCGGCTTCATCTGATGAAATCACATACCCTTCAATGACTAAATCGTCTTGTATTTGTACCGTTCCCTCTTTATACAAGCTAAAAACTTCGAGAAACGTACTATTTGCTACCAGTTCTTTATCACTAGTGGATTGAATTTCATCAA encodes:
- a CDS encoding response regulator translates to MIEYVENACVIDDDPISVFGLRKTFRETNFCKEITVYQNGFEAIHGLKELLEAKKSLPPVIFLDLNMPIMDGWDFLEDFIKIPEYNRQNVRIYIISSSVDPRDLLKAKSYTTVNNFFVKPITTNDLEKVIHEISQ
- a CDS encoding PAS domain-containing sensor histidine kinase; this translates as MGSFFSQIKVNESLIKDAPISVANLDKNCNFLSFSNLFLKEHNINNDKIIDAYFFDVLPDFPKAFKEVLEQCLLDNPCENEGKKYLLENGSNIWLKWKINPWTKEDGTVGGLVVVLEDITDTKNIDELIKEAQEVARTGGWQLNLLTYKAQWTKMVNIIHEMPLDYVPQTFDECFVHFKEGIYRDLILKATHEAIEHGTPWDEEVIMITGTGKEVWIRTKGHAEFIDGKCVRIYGICQDIDCYKRSQQDYIESAEKLKSAISASNVGTWEYNLNNGHTLWDDINYQLHNIDKENYTGSLYRNWKKSVHPEDVKRVHKEVVSYYNGNGSRVVEYRVLLPDNNIRNIKASVTILTGPKNNKFRALGICQDITKEKNAEIKLKKFAEITGQQNNSLTNFAHMVSHDLRSHSTNLSVLTSLIEDEKDPEERKQILEMLKSATNSLNSTVYNLNEVVQSSDTNIHTKLVQVNILKAITTVQNNISTLFQDKKGMCVLDVNPDYFVPVVPAYLDSILLNLFTNSLKYCAPNRTPIIKICTLLLDKQLQLTFEDNGKGIDMAKFGKTIFGMNKTFHRNKDARGVGLYIIKNQIEAMGGTISVTSEVNIGTKFTINFKTI
- a CDS encoding response regulator, whose protein sequence is MISFLKKIYFVDDDPIFTFISKKLMKEEQFGASIVAFEHGKGAIEALLDCDQKNDLLPTVIFLDISMPVMNGWEFLDSFQAAPINNKEKIKIVVMSSSINPLEIDMIKNYSVVHDYVVKPITPADLNKIKECLVNESQE
- a CDS encoding DUF5689 domain-containing protein, which translates into the protein MANTSILFKYIFWIILFIMLPSSCVKNRDFDEIQSTSDKELVANSTFLEVFSLYKEGTVQIQDDLVIEGYVISSDEAGNFFGTLYFQDKSLNPTLGLQVELDVRDSHLFYPVGSKILIKLKGLYLGKSKDVYKIGGVFTSFGNASVGRLPASIVNQHIFPSCEDTVEIEPTVISLEDDLTNYRNTLVRIAQIEFSNSELGQTYAVKEEETDKILIDCLDHEIRLRNSGYSDFQHVMLPEGSGAITGLLLHENEDYFLVIRDEKDVTLSNERCEDFIDEFSSNSVFISEIADPDNNSGARFIELYNSGPAISLKNWQLLRHTNENTTVGAAVDLTGTILESRATLVISPNEEEFTLVYGFAPDIVVNTGSAADSNGDDTLVLVDPFGAVIDVFGIIGEDGSGTQHEFEDGKALRNQEITRGNPVFVFLEWDVYNDTGDSGTINMPQNAPEDFTPGIR